The window AGTTGGACTTGAGTGACAAATGGGTGACAAAGTGCTTTGTTAACTCGCAGATGTGAAGGGGACACTGCGGCTGACCGCCTGGTGACAGCTAGCCAGTGGTTGAGAGACCGCAAGATGGTTCCTCGTCTTTCACTTCCCTCCGTCCCAGGTCTGAACTCGGACCAGCTGGAGCCTTTGGGGGACCACGGATTCCCCTTTACACTCACACAGATTTCTCTTGTCCGTCACTCACTCACAGTCCAGTAAGGATCCTGCTGTCTATTCCGCGAAGACATCTTGAATGCAGGGACAGCCATTTGGAAGACTGTCCTCGAGGGTGGCAGCAGCCTCTCAGGACGGGGAAAGCCAAGGTGCCCACTAAGCCCGTCTGGGGTGGAGGGTGGCAGGCCGGGGTGGAGAGGATTGGAGGCCGCCTGAAGGAACCTGTGCTCGGTGGCATTTACTCAATGTGGGGGTCTGACACCTCCCAGCTCATTTTGTCCCCATCTTCCCCTTGCGTCAGGTCCCCACCCAGCAGGAGGAGGTCCGAGGATCTGCGCGACGCTGGCCCCGCGGAGTGTGGGGGACTTTTCCTCTCAACCACCAGTGCCCCGCAAGCGTGGGTGAACAGTCCTCCCTGGCTACTGTGGGACGCTGGGCAGGCGACTTCGCCTCTCTAGGCCTCGGTTTTCCTGCTTGTCAAATGGGGCTGATGCCGGCGTGGGCTTCTTCAGGCGGTCGCGAGCGTTGACCCCTGGAGTCAGCGAACCAGCCGCGCACGCACTCCCGGGCGGAGGTCGGGGCTGGGGGGCGACGCCTCCCGTCTGCGCGCCCCCGGCCCCGCCTCCCGCCGGCGCACCCCTCCCTCGGCTCCGCCCGCGGCCCGCTTCTTCCTCCCGCGGGCGGCCCAGCCCTAGCGCCCCGCGCTCCGCGGGCAGCCCCCTGCCGCCGCGCCATGTCCGCCGGCTGGTTCCGGCGCCGCTTCCTGCCTGGGGAGCCGCTCCCCGCGCCGCGGCCGCCTGGGCCGCATGCCAGCCCCGTGCCCTACCGACGGCCCCGCTTCCTTCGCGGCTCCAGCTCCAGCCCCGGGGCGGCCGACGCCTCGCGCCGCCCAGACTCCCGGCCCGTGCGCAGCCCCGCACGAGGACGCACGCTACCCTGGAATGCAGGCTACGCCGAGTGAGTGCCCCTCCCCGACCCCCAGCTCAGGCCCGGGCCTGAACCCGCTTCGGGTCCTGCGCCCGCCTAGAAAGCGGGAGGAGCTGAGTGACAGTCCCCACCCACCTGTGGACAGCCCCTTCTTGCCCTCACCTCCGAATCCTGACAACTTCCCGGTCATCCCGACCCAGCGTTTTCCTTGGGATTCCGACCTCCCCCTCAGAGAAGACAGGAGGTCGGGAAGGACCTGCAGCCCAGGGGCTTCCAAGATGAGGCCCAGAGACTCGGTAGAGTTCCAGCATTCGGGGCTTTGGAGATTTCCCCTCGCCCTCTACCCCCACCATCTCACCCTGGGTATGACCTGCGCTGTATGGGACAGGGCTTTGGGCTGCGACAGGACAGGGGCAGGAATGGCAACCTACCCTTACCGTCTAGCCCTGGGTCACCAGGTAGGCTCCAGAGGAGCTGGGCCCTGACTTTTACCTTAGCCATGAGGCCAGTGAAGTTAGGAAGCTTACATCGTGGTTGTCTAAGTGTGTGTTAGGGACAGCACTGGGGAGCTGTTGCCCCAGAGGGAGGGGTCTTCTCCCTGTGCTGGCTTGGGTCCCTGTGCCCATGGGGACATAGGTGTGTCCCTGGAGGGTCGCTTACCATTTCCCGGCCTCAGGATTATCAATGCAGAGAAATCTGAATTCAATGAGGATCAAGCCGCCTGTGGGAAGCTGTGCATCCGGAGATGTGAGTTTGGGGCTGAAGAAGAGTGGCTGACCCTGTGCCCAGAGGAGGTGAGTGCAGTCTGAGTTCTTGGCTGGAATCCCTCCGACAGGCTGGGGCCACGACCTGCAGGCTGAGGTTCTTACCCTGCTGCCCCAGGTCCTAGTTAGGTTGCGTCAGGGGACAAGTGGGGAAGTCAGGCAGAGGCTGACACTGAGCCCTTCCTGTGCAGTTCCTGACAGGCCATTACTGGGCACTGTTCGATGGGCACGGCGGTCCTGCAGCAGCCATCTTGGCTGCCAACACCCTGCACTCCTGCTTGCGCCGGCAGCTGGAGGCCGTGGTGGAAGGCTTGGTGGCCACTCAGCCCCCCATGCACCTCAATGGCCGCTGCATCTGCCCCAGTGACCCTCAGTTTGTGGAGGAAAAGGGCATCAGGGCAGAAGACTTGGTGATCGGGGCATTGGAGAGTGCCTTTCAggaatgtgtgagtgtgtggctTTTGGCTGGGGAAGAAGTGGAGATTTTGCCCCGGGGATCTCAGGAAATGGCATCTCTGTATACCCATGGTCATCACACCAGATCCTTGGATTGGGAGGATGAGATTGGGTTGGTTGGATTGTTACTAACAGCCATCACTATCAGCATAACCCCTCTCATTTATccagcacctactgtgtgctaacTGCTTTTACCTGCATCATCTAATTGAATACCCTATTGGTCCTTGGTGCAGGGGCTGgtttctcttcctattttgagTAGCACTTCCCTTGTCTAGATCTCCTGACTGCAGGGATCTTGGAGGTATGGCTGGACTTTGGGCTGGGACTGTCAGGCCTGCTGGTAGAAGTGAACTGTAGGGTAGGGTGGGGATTGAGAGACAAAGTAGTATGGTGGCAGAACAGGCAGCAGCTAAGGTGGCCTCGGTTTTCCCCAGGATGAGGTGATCGGGCGGGAGCTGGAGGCCTCAGGCCAGATGGGCGGCTGCACAGCCCTGGTGGCTGTGTCCCTGCAGGGAAAGCTGTACATGGCCAATGCTGGGGATAGCAGGTGAGTCACCCCTTGGAGGGTGGGCAAGGGTGGGATGGGGAGGGCATAAGCAGCAATGGGGACAAGCAAAGGTGGCTGGAAGTGGAGGGATAGTAGGAAGGATTGACTGGCTGAATTGTGTGTGTACTTGTTATGTGTCGAGTGTGGACAGTGGCTGCCGGGGAGGGCAGGGACCTCAAAGGCCCCGCTAAAGGGCTAAGCCTTCACCCTTGCAGGTCTTAGGTAGTCATGGAGGGCTTTAAGGGATCATCATGGACAGAGCTGGATCCTGGTGGTTGGAGGAGGGACTGGTAGGAGGGTGGCCATGGGTGAGGGTGGAGGCCTCCTCCTagacctctcccttctctcctcaaTCCAGGGCCATCTTGGTGCGGAGAGATGAGATACGGCCACTGAGCTTCGAGTTCACCCCAGAGACTGAGCGGCAGCGGATCCAGCAGCTGGTAGGTGCCCTTGGCAGCATGGAGGCTGTGAAGCTCCAACTCCTGGGTCCAGGGCCATAAGAAGGAGTATGACCTGAGCGCAgcctccccaccccaggcctttGTCTATCCTGAGCTTCTGGCTGGTGAGTTCACCCGACTGGAGTTCCCTCGGCGGCTGAAGGGGGATGACTTGGGACAGAAGGTTTTGTTCAGGGATCACCACATGAGTGGCTGGTGAGTGGGGATGGGGGACAGGTAGGAAGGGAGACCCCTGGGATCCAGGCCCAGCCGTATGGCCTGGGGCCCCCCTCCACCTTGGCAGGGTGGCACTGTGAGGGTGTGACAGCTGGGCCCTGAGTTGGGGAAAGATGAGATGGGGCACAGGGCTTGGGTTGATGCTGGCTCTGCTCCTGGTAGGAGCTACAAACGTGTGGAGAAATCGGATCTCAAGTACCCACTGATCCATGGACAGGGTAGGCAGGTCAGTGCCTGGTCCTCCTCAACCCCAAGAATCCCTCTTCATTGTCCCCTGCAGAGGTGGGAGCTCCTTTGCCTCTTGCTGGTAGCTGTGGCTGGTGGCCTGGGATTTGCTCTGAGACTAGGAATTTTCTCTCTCAGTCCAAGGCTTCCAAGGGCCACAGTCCACCTCTCCCTGTGTGCTCTGCAGTGCTAGGGCCTGGTACTTGTGCATTTGCTGGAGCTGTTTGCCATCGCCTCACACCTCACTTTCCCTCAGGCTCGGTTACTAGGAACACTGGCTGTCTCCCGGGGCCTGGGAGACCATCAGCTCAGAGTCCTGGACACAAACATCCAGCTCAAGCCCTTCTTGCTCTCTGTGCCACAGGTAAGGGGGCAACGCTGTCCAACCCAGCTTCCATCTGCCCAGAAAGGCAGACAGTGAGGCTGGTGGGAGTCGGGAAGGGAGTGTGCAGGATCCTCAGGCTTAATTTGTAGGTGACTGTGCTGGATGTGGACCAGCTGGAGCTACAGGAGGATGATGTGGTTGTCATGGCAACTGATGGACTCTGGGATGTACTGTCCAACGAGCAGGTGGCATGGCTGGTGCGGAGCTTCCTCCCTGGGAACCAAGAGGACCCACACAGGTACTGTAGCTGCTGGGGACCTGCCTGGGCCTGGGTTGGTGCCAGCAGCAAGCCCAAGTAGTTATGGCTGAGAAGACAGAGCACTGACAATGAGCTGGCAGCTGGCCAGGATCAGGGCTGTCTCAAGCTTcttggaggaggcagggagaccgTGGGTTCCGAAAATCCCTGGATTTAGACTCTCATGGTCCAGCCCGTGGCCCTCCCAGACTTGCTGCTTGCTTGGTCCACAGTCGGACTGCATTGCTTGGGTCCCCATGTCCAGCCTTGTGCAGTGAGTTCTCCTAAGGTCTGGCCTTGCCCCTTTGCTCTGCCCCTGAAGTCTATCTGCAGGATGGTCTTCACAGGTTCTCAAAGCTGGCCCAGATGCTGATACACAgcacacagggaaaggaagacagTCTCACAGAGGAAGGGCAGGTGTCCTACGATGACGTCTCTGTGTTCGTGATTCCCTTGCACAGTCAGGGCCAAGAGAGCAGTGACCACTGAGGATTCAGACACTGTATCCCAGAACTGCTCTAGTGCCCGGGTGTGGTCTGGGCATCCCTCCAGTGTGACCAAGAGCAAATCCTGCCTGCCCTATCCCTAGCCACCGCCCAGTGCTCTCACTATCCACCTCAACACACATCCATCTCAAGAGGAACATTTATACCAGGCAGTCAGAGCTGGAAGTGTATGGAGAGCCCAGCCCACCAGGTCCTGCCTTTTGCGGTGATAACCTTCTCTGGCAGAGTGACTTTACAACTTAACTAGGAAACCCATGTGAGGCTCCTCAGACAGGATCTTGAACAGCCCAAAGTATCATTCTCAGATAGGGGCACCCAAGCTAAGGGTATTAGCCAAAGATGCCAGGATGGGTAGCTAGCCCATGTTTAGATCCAGGTCTCCAATTCATGGTTATCAGGGCATGTGTTCAACAACCCCCAAAGTCCACGCAGGTGGCTTGTAGAAACCTTTGGGCAGCCTCATGTCTGCTAAAACAGCCATCTTCAAGACAGCCCCTGAAAAGAGACCAGTTCAGGTCCTGCCCTGCTGTTCTTTGCTGGAGATGAGGAACAGGTGCTGGGGCTAAAGTTTGGGGTAGAGCACAAGGGACAAGAGGAACTCTTGGAGTTGGCTGGGTGAGAGGGCTCTCCATTTGCTACCTGTAGTAGCCTGCCTCTTAACTGGTTGCTTCTCCCTAGTTCCAGCCCTGCCCTGGTCTGATGCCCCAACACTGCCCTTGCTTTGTTTTCCCTGTCACCTCCctattattaaatgttttctacAGAAGAGCCTTGTGAGTCATGAATTGCTGTACAGCTTGGATTAAGGATACCTATTGCTAATTTTTGTTACCTTTGAGTGGATTAGTTTTAGCTCCACCTTGTAAGCCTGCATATAATCAGTACTATGTTTTCTTTGCAGTTTCCCTAGTTCTCAGCTTGGGTGAGCCCCAGTGAGAGAATTTTTGGCCAGGAAACAGAAAAGTCTCTACcaccattttttttccccttttctttgagatggagtctcgctctgttgcccaggctggagtgcggtggcatggtctaggctcactgcaacctccaacctccatctccagagttcaagccattctcctgcctcagcttcccaagtagctgggattgaaggcatgtgccatcacactcagctaatttttgtatttttagtagataaagggtttcaccatgttggccaggctggtcttgaatgcctgactccaagtgatccacctgcctcagcctccaaagtgctggggttacaggtgtgagccaccgcactagctgtcttttttttttttttttttgggagacagggtctcactctgtcacccaggttggagtgcagtggtgtgatcacagcttactgcagttttgacctcctgggctcaagtgatcctccaccctcagcactccgagtagctgggaccacaggtatgcaccaccacaccctgccaactttttattttttgtagagacagggtctgtgttgcccagactggctcaaactcctggatgcaagtgataatcccacctcagcctctctgggattacaggcgtgagccaccatgcccagcctccactaCTTGTAGGCTCTGGGCTTGAGATACTGGAAGGGTggttttttcacttaaaaaaaaaaatgtaaggccaggcatggtggctcagacctgtaatcccagcactttgggaggccgaagcaggccgatcatgaggtcagttcgagaccagcctggccaatatggtgaaaccctgtctctactaaaaatacaaaaattagccgggcatggtcgcacgtgcctgtagtaccagctgcccaggaggctgaggcagaataatcgtttgaacctgggaggtggaggttgcagtgagctgagattgtgccactgcgttccagcctgggcaacagagcgagactccatctcaaaaaactaaaaataaaaagtaatgagacagggtctattttgcccaggatagtctcaaactgctgggttcaagcagtcctcccagcctgtagctggaattacagatgtacACTGTGACTTTTTCACTTACTTTTGAATGCAGATTTCTATAAAGCTATAATTAGCTGGATAAAAGTTAGGGCCTTAGGGCTTGCTGTTTAATAAGCAGCTTAGTTCATCTTCTCCAAAAAGACTATGCTGTCATCttggctggggcacagtggctcatgcctgtaatcccaggactttgggaggctgaagcaggtagatcacttgagctcgggagtttgagaccatcctgaacaacatggtgaaaccccatctctatcaaaaatacaaaaaattagtagggcatggtgatatatgcctgtggtcccagctacttggaaggctgaggtgggaggatcacctgaacccaggaggtggaggttgcagtgaggggagattgtgccactccactccagcctggacaacacagtgagactctgtctcaaaacaaaacaaaacaaacaaaaaaatggggccaggcctggtggctcaggtgtgtcatccagcactttgggaggctgagcaggcagatcacctgaggtccggagtttgagaccagcctgaccaacatgttgaaaccctgtctctactaaaaatacaaaattagccaggtgtggtggcacatgcctgtaatcccagctactcgggaggctgaggcaggagaatcgcttgaacccgggaggcggaggttgcagtgagccaagatcgcaccgttgtactccagcctgggcaataagagcaaaactgtctcaaaaacaaaacaaaacaaaaacagccatgCTGTCAACTAGAACGTACCAAAGCTCAAGTGCTCAGGAAGTATCTATTGAATTACAAGGCAAACCACCTTCATGACCTCAGCTTTACTTGACCCTTCTCTGATTTACTCCTACTTTATAATTTAGGTGAATTCTCTCACCAGGCAACTGACAGCCCAAAATTGCAGCCAAGAAGAATATCCAACAGGTCGCAGAGCCAATGGTAAAACCTGTATAATTAACTCAACTGAGAGGCTCTCAGAACCCACCCCaccccggcttttttttttttttttttgagatggagcttcactcttgtcgcccaggctggagtgtaatggtgccatctcagctcactgcaacctctagcctcctgggttcaagtgattctcctgcctcagcctcctgaacagttggaattacaggcacacaccaccacacccaatatttttagtagagatggggtttcatcatgttggccagcctggtctcaaactcctgacctcaggtgatccacccacctcggtctcccaaagtgctgggattacaggcgtgagccactgcacccagcctcagacCCCCTTTCCTACCCATTAACTCTAGATTTCATTTCCTACACATTCTCCAGGGAAGACTGGAAAAACTGCATCAGATATTTCCCACTGCTATATTCCACAGTGCAGGACTTCAGGGTTGAACCTGTCCACAGCTAGGCCCTATGGTAGTCTTGCTAGGACTCCTCTAGCCAGGCAGCTTGAGTGCTGTCCTACCAGCCTGTAGGAGTGTCACTTCCTCTttcctcaccacagcctccactaccTCACCACTCCgcctgagcaaaaaaaaaaaaaagggtgggcaGCATCCTGTGCCTGCTTCTCTTACCCACATCAACTGCTGAGCCAGCTCGCCCCCACAGCCTGCTTGCCTAGCTTGCTACCATGCCTGCTGTTGTTCCTCACGTCACAAGGCTGAATGAAGCCTGGGGGGTGGGTGAAGTAGGTCTTTCAGTTGCGAGCAGGACAGAGACCAGAGTGGCTGCTCTAAGGGCAGCCATGCTTACCTACTTGTTCATGTCTCCCAGCAGAGCTGAACACGGCAGCAGTCCTCCCACCAGGCCAGGAGGGGGTCTCTTCCTACGTACGTAGTGTCAGAAGAGCCTGTGCATGGCCTGTCACACACAAGCTAGGATGTTCCCTCCGCCACTGTTGCAGAGTCCCATGAGCAATGTGAAAATGTGGCAGGCCCAAGGTTTTCTTCTCTGGTCCAGAGAGGGCGAGGCAAGAGCAGGAAGCAGGTTCTACAGCTCTGAGAATGCTGAGCTAGAGCAGCAGCCTCCAGGCAAATGGGTTACCAAAGCAATTGCCTTCTGCCAGACTGGGTGCTGGGGCCTCAGAGAGACTCCAGTATTCTTGCCTTCCTGAAACCAGGGTCTAGCAGGACAAAACATATTCCAACTAGAGGTTGTCAATCTGGTGAAGGGTTGAGTAAACAGTAGAGGATGCAAGGCAGCCTGAGGTAAGTGCCAGACAGTCTCCGAAGATTCAGGCTGGCTCAGGCTTGCCTTGCCCCGTCAGTCATTGCTGGCTCTATGGCTATTACAGCCTGGGGTTGAAGGCTGGTTCTAGGGGTTCCTCCCACCAGCCCATAAATCTTAGTTACCAAGGGGCAGTCAGAGGCAGTCCCAGGGAGCCCAGCAATCCGTCTACACAGCATTACAGCAAGCTGCAGTGTGAGCCAGAACTAACAGGAGACAACCCAAGCCTCCCTCCAGCTCTGGGAACCAGGCAAACCATGCTACAGAAACTCAAATCGAAGAGGCTGCAGCCATAAAATTCTGTTTAAGACTGTAACATGGAAAAAATGTTTATACGTTAAGTACAAAAGGGacataaaattgtatatacaGAATAACGACTATGTAAACACACCAAAAATCTATGCACAGAAATGTCTAGGGGGAACATTTAACACCAAAAGATTAACAGTGGTAGCATTTGGGTGGCAAACTTGATTCTTTCTAAAATTCCCATATTTTCCTTAATAAGCAGTAATTATAATTACAACGGGAAATAATTTCTTTAAGTACCCAGTGCAGTGTCACTGTCAAATAAACATCAGTGGCTTTGGCCCCAATTCTTAAGGTGGCAAACGCCGctgccccactccccacccaTCCCCAATAGGGCTTGAGCACCTGTAGCCCTGCTGAGCACGTCTGTGCAGCCCCAGCCCTCAGCATCTCTTCCACTCGCTTCCAGCTatatcttttccctttccttcttaaTTCAGGAGGCAGCTTTGCAACCACAGGGCCCAACGATAGAGACTGTgaggtggcatttttttttttttttttttgagacggagttttgctgttgttgcccaggccggagtgcaatggcacgatctcaactcaccgcaacctccgcctcctgggttcaagcaattctcctgcctcagcctcccaagtagctgagattataggcgcatgccaccacgcccggctaattttgtatttttagtagagatggggtttctccatgttggtcaggctggtctcaaactcccgacctccggtgatccgcccgcctcggcctcccaaagtgctgggattacaggtgtgagccaccgcgcccagccttgaggtggcatgttttcaaagaacatggTGCTCAGTTTTGGACACACAGGAACTCAAATACAATCATTTTCCTGCTGCTAAGTAATGCTTGGTGGCTGCTCTGGTTGCAGATATGTGAAGTTAGGTAGCCTTTCCTGTTAACCCATGGTTCCAAGCACTCTCTCTTAACAATCATTCCTACTGTGAATTTTCTACCCGGAAAAGCCAGGGGTGGGCAATAACAATTAAGATCATTTGGTTTCTAAAAGTTCTTCCTCTCTGGGAAAGCAGAACTATACAGTGGGTGGCATCCTGCAGATTCTAGTCTACATTTGGGAAAGGTGTACGCCTCTTGCACTTTCAGAGGAACAAGTCAAAAAgtaattgcttaaaaaaaaaaagtgctagcAATTCACAGCCTATTCCTGCCCGCTGAACAGAAATTGTGATGCCTTGATTTACCCCCTAGCAGCTACATATTCTTGAGCAAGTCATAACCctattgtgcctcagtttctggaTCTGCAAGGAgtgttgcctgcataaatgttTGTTTAGGAACTTAGTAAAATGACATACTCCTCTCTCTGCTCTAAGAAGGCCATGAGCCAGCTGCAGCTCATCTCACTCAGCCTGGGCCTGACCAGAGTCCTTTCCTCTTCCAAGAGAAAGCAAGGAAAAGCAGCAAGCAAGCAGACATACCAGGTCAACAGGAGTGATCTATCATTGGCAACGAGGCCTCAAACAAACTGCAAATGCTCTGGCTTCAGCACCTTATCCCCAAATGCCACAAACCAGACATGGAAGCCATGCAAGAGTgactatcacacacacacacaggcacagacagAGTACCACCAAGCAAAAAGGGGGCTAATACTGCAGAGATGGCCCCAAAGTGCAGCTTGAGGAACACAGCAAGTCATCCCAAGACCCTCACTTAGCTGCCAAAGAAACAGCAAACACTATCAGCTTTGCTTCAGTcttctgaaatgaaaatattaataaggaAGACTCACTAATACTTGTGGCAAACACTATTAGCAGGGATGCAGGGTGTCTCCTGGGCTGCAGGACTCCATCTGCTTCAGCTGAACTCTTGGAAACTACAGATGAGAGATATATgcatacgcacacacatatatgcgtATCTGTATGCACACAGATGTATTTAAATGAAGGTGCATACACTGTGCTaaaatacaaacaacagaaatcaaAGGTCATATATAAAAACGCTAAATATGACATATAACACAGGCCTAGAACCAGCTCTTGGTTGGGAGCTGGGGAAAGGGGTGGTATCATCTGAAGACTATGTACACAATTTGTGGTGGGCAGGGAAGGCATCAGTGTAAACAACTCAGACTCACTTCACAATACTGGCCCACAGGTAAGTGTGATGTATCTCATGTACAAAAATAGACTCCCACCTTGCTTTTGTACAAACCAAGCTTGGTAGGCACCCAGGAGGACCGTGGGTTTGTCTTGATGACAGGGCACTGCACCAGGCTGCTGCTAAACCTTCCAGCCCTAGGAACTCACCTGCTACCCTCCCGCtaccctcccctttccctccctttcaGGCCCTTGGGTCTTTTTCCCACCCAACACCTACAGCCCGAGGCCTGCCCAACCACCTAGCCTCACACGACTAACTGCAGAAAC is drawn from Homo sapiens chromosome 3, GRCh38.p14 Primary Assembly and contains these coding sequences:
- the PPM1M gene encoding protein phosphatase 1M isoform X4 codes for the protein MHLNGRCICPSDPQFVEEKGIRAEDLVIGALESAFQECDEVIGRELEASGQMGGCTALVAVSLQGKLYMANAGDSRAILVRRDEIRPLSFEFTPETERQRIQQLAFVYPELLAGEFTRLEFPRRLKGDDLGQKVLFRDHHMSGWSYKRVEKSDLKYPLIHGQGRQARLLGTLAVSRGLGDHQLRVLDTNIQLKPFLLSVPQVTVLDVDQLELQEDDVVVMATDGLWDVLSNEQVAWLVRSFLPGNQEDPHRFSKLAQMLIHSTQGKEDSLTEEGQVSYDDVSVFVIPLHSQGQESSDH
- the PPM1M gene encoding protein phosphatase 1M isoform X3; translated protein: MSAGWFRRRFLPGEPLPAPRPPGPHASPVPYRRPRFLRGSSSSPGAADASRRPDSRPVRSPARGRTLPWNAGYAEIINAEKSEFNEDQAACGKLCIRRCEFGAEEEWLTLCPEEDEVIGRELEASGQMGGCTALVAVSLQGKLYMANAGDSRAILVRRDEIRPLSFEFTPETERQRIQQLAFVYPELLAGEFTRLEFPRRLKGDDLGQKVLFRDHHMSGWSYKRVEKSDLKYPLIHGQGRQARLLGTLAVSRGLGDHQLRVLDTNIQLKPFLLSVPQVTVLDVDQLELQEDDVVVMATDGLWDVLSNEQVAWLVRSFLPGNQEDPHSLSAGWSSQVLKAGPDADTQHTGKGRQSHRGRAGVLR
- the PPM1M gene encoding protein phosphatase 1M isoform X1, giving the protein MSAGWFRRRFLPGEPLPAPRPPGPHASPVPYRRPRFLRGSSSSPGAADASRRPDSRPVRSPARGRTLPWNAGYAEIINAEKSEFNEDQAACGKLCIRRCEFGAEEEWLTLCPEEFLTGHYWALFDGHGGPAAAILAANTLHSCLRRQLEAVVEGLVATQPPMHLNGRCICPSDPQFVEEKGIRAEDLVIGALESAFQECDEVIGRELEASGQMGGCTALVAVSLQGKLYMANAGDSRAILVRRDEIRPLSFEFTPETERQRIQQLAFVYPELLAGEFTRLEFPRRLKGDDLGQKVLFRDHHMSGWSYKRVEKSDLKYPLIHGQGRQARLLGTLAVSRGLGDHQLRVLDTNIQLKPFLLSVPQVTVLDVDQLELQEDDVVVMATDGLWDVLSNEQVAWLVRSFLPGNQEDPHSLSAGWSSQVLKAGPDADTQHTGKGRQSHRGRAGVLR
- the PPM1M gene encoding protein phosphatase 1M isoform X2 → MSAGWFRRRFLPGEPLPAPRPPGPHASPVPYRRPRFLRGSSSSPGAADASRRPDSRPVRSPARGRTLPWNAGYAEIINAEKSEFNEDQAACGKLCIRRCEFGAEEEWLTLCPEEDEVIGRELEASGQMGGCTALVAVSLQGKLYMANAGDSRAILVRRDEIRPLSFEFTPETERQRIQQLAFVYPELLAGEFTRLEFPRRLKGDDLGQKVLFRDHHMSGWSYKRVEKSDLKYPLIHGQGRQARLLGTLAVSRGLGDHQLRVLDTNIQLKPFLLSVPQVTVLDVDQLELQEDDVVVMATDGLWDVLSNEQVAWLVRSFLPGNQEDPHRFSKLAQMLIHSTQGKEDSLTEEGQVSYDDVSVFVIPLHSQGQESSDH
- the PPM1M gene encoding protein phosphatase 1M isoform b (isoform b is encoded by transcript variant 2), coding for MGGCTALVAVSLQGKLYMANAGDSRAILVRRDEIRPLSFEFTPETERQRIQQLAFVYPELLAGEFTRLEFPRRLKGDDLGQKVLFRDHHMSGWSYKRVEKSDLKYPLIHGQGRQARLLGTLAVSRGLGDHQLRVLDTNIQLKPFLLSVPQVTVLDVDQLELQEDDVVVMATDGLWDVLSNEQVAWLVRSFLPGNQEDPHRFSKLAQMLIHSTQGKEDSLTEEGQVSYDDVSVFVIPLHSQGQESSDH
- the PPM1M gene encoding protein phosphatase 1M isoform a (isoform a is encoded by transcript variant 1) encodes the protein MSAGWFRRRFLPGEPLPAPRPPGPHASPVPYRRPRFLRGSSSSPGAADASRRPDSRPVRSPARGRTLPWNAGYAEIINAEKSEFNEDQAACGKLCIRRCEFGAEEEWLTLCPEEFLTGHYWALFDGHGGPAAAILAANTLHSCLRRQLEAVVEGLVATQPPMHLNGRCICPSDPQFVEEKGIRAEDLVIGALESAFQECDEVIGRELEASGQMGGCTALVAVSLQGKLYMANAGDSRAILVRRDEIRPLSFEFTPETERQRIQQLAFVYPELLAGEFTRLEFPRRLKGDDLGQKVLFRDHHMSGWSYKRVEKSDLKYPLIHGQGRQARLLGTLAVSRGLGDHQLRVLDTNIQLKPFLLSVPQVTVLDVDQLELQEDDVVVMATDGLWDVLSNEQVAWLVRSFLPGNQEDPHRFSKLAQMLIHSTQGKEDSLTEEGQVSYDDVSVFVIPLHSQGQESSDH